ATTTAGTTCAGAGACACATGTTTAGATATGAAAAGAATGATTGGAGCTTTTACTTTTAAAGGCCATTCGGTTTTACTCCgtaaaatctaccaacatgtgaacaacatcatagaacaCGCAGTCCAGCCCTTTCTAACACTAATATTATTACTCActccttttcagtttataAAGCCTATCTTAAaatcttaatttttttagttcgTAATTTTATTGTCTTGAAAACAAGCAAACTTTATCTCGCAAGTTCATGAGCCGGCCGTGCCTCTTTAATTTTTCAGCCCAAGGAACTGTCCTAGAGGGAATCCTTGATGTATGACTAAATGACTCTAGATACCTGGCTTTAAATGAATAAAAGGGCGGGTGTGCATATATGCTTCATTAATGATTAGTCTACTATCTAATTAGACACCATCGGTTAGTGTAAATTAGGAGATATGCGCACCTCACGCATGTCGCATAGTCACACTAACATTAATTTTTGGCCACATAAGCCTCCCTCCGTTCCACTATAGAGGGCTGATTTTTCCCGGCTTTCTAATTTCAGATAACAGAGGCCATCTCCAGATTCCCGCGTATTAAGTGGCCGAGTGCGTGCCTTCCCATAAAACGGGAACTCCTTAGTTATTAATTACGGGAAGATGGAACAACCTTAGCTTTCCCAAAAGAATCGGCCACACGTATGGACATACCCTTTCCTCCAATCAGTAAGTTACCTAGGTGGCGGTGGGCCTTGGTGCAATTAAGGCAGAGGGAGGCCAACTAATCGTGCCGAGAGTATTGCCAATCGAGGTCACATGTTACTTCATTTGAACAAATTTCCATAGCGAAATCTTACTTTATCAAAAGCTTGGTCTAAAATTCCCGGAAATTGAGCTGCCTTTATCAAGTTagatacttcctccattccaCAGAATGCATCATATaaatttttctcatttattcCATAATATacatcatttttctcttgggtCCTGTACCCAGCCAATAACTACTAACACACATTTACTCTTAATTCAATATTAATGGTCAGACACTAGAAACAAGATATGTCTTGGCCCAAATGCACAAATCTACTATATGAAGTGTTTTGTGAAACTAGAGAGTACGAAATTATCCATCTTTCAAACAGGTATTAAGGTATGATGAAAACTGAGATCAGCCCAGTATACCGAAACAAAGGAATTGGTTATATGGTTCTGTTGACGAAATTAGATATTCTGTTATCTCTTATATGCATAACGGAGAAACTAGGGGGCACACGAACGCAAGACAGTCGTCCTCACGTTCTTAAATCAGAGCACTCGATAAATATTAGGAGAAACGAGCACTAGAGAATTAAGTAAATACTACATACTCCTAATTTAGACGATAGAAAGGAAGCTCCACAACGAGCCAACGATACACAAAACTGAGACATGATTACAAGTTCCACGGTGTGAGTCAAAACAGCAACAAATCAGACAGTCTGGTCGCTAAGTTTATCTGCTGAGATAAGTTACATAATACATAGCATGTCTGCTAGGTCGTCTGGCTTCATTGGTCATAGTCTGCTGCACCGAAGAAGGCGTAATCTGGTTCAGCTGATGATCCTAGCATAGGAATGTACTCTGATCCTCTGACATGAACACTGAAGCAAGCTGAAACATATACGTGCACAGCATTATGTGTTGGCAAACACGTAGAAATAGATTTATGTCAAACAATGCATGCTAGCAAAAAGATAATTGGATGTGCCCCAGTATGAATCCAACATTAACCAACTGCAATAAGATGATGACACAACAAATGTGAATATAACTACCTCtggtcctaaattcttgactcaaatttgcccaaatatggatgtatctatcttaaaaagcgtctagatacatgtaatatttcgacaacaatttaggatcggagggagtagtattaaTAGAAGGTGGTTCTAAACTAATTCAACACAGGGGTGGAGCCAGCAGAGGCCTGCGCCTGGGGCTAAATTCTCCCATGCACAAAACTTTCATCaaattttggattttcaaaagACAGATATACATGGTTTTTTCTCTAAGCCTGGGGCCACAGCCTCAATTGCCCCAGGCCTGTCTCCGCCACTGATTCAACACACGACAGGCTAAATAAAACTGGTACCGAGAACATTAAACCCATAGGGAGTACTGAGTCTGAGAGCAATGTGTTCCAAACTAGAGATACACCGAATGATTACAtatgaacaaacaaaaagtAGCTGAACAATAGGCACAATAAGGACAGCATTAGCAATATTGAAACAGATACATAAAGTAATTAATGAAGTGGACTGCACACTGCAGTACTGTACAACACACCAAAGCTATTCTATATATTCTGAACCTGGTGTCTTTGAAACATGATTCCACAAAATAAAAGCAAAAGTTCGAAATTTTTAATAAACTAATTTCAACATTGCCAGTTTTTGAGCCAGTTAGTTCGGAAAAGACATTTGTGTCAGAGAATCAAACTATTTGAATTAAGCGGATTTCAGTTAGTATTTTaaaacagcagcaacatcatGTGCTTGTATTTCCTTCATTTCATAAAAGTCAAGATAAAGCAACTTCTTTAGTTGCATAATGCCAACCAATATTTACACACAAGACTTTTCTAGAGGTGTTGCAACCGATCAGGAGCTTCTTTATACAATTTCAGTAAGCATTGGGAAGAGGTGAGAAAAATTCTAAAATTTACCAATTTCGATTCTTGTGATAGAATTTGTCTGTAATTGAAACCTCTTTTTTAGATGTACCGAGGCCAAAAATTAATGTTGGAGCACACGAGAATGCTAAGGACAATTTGGAGACGTGAAAGCAAGCCATTAGGAGAAAGCGATTTGGGGTCTGTAAGCTGAGATTTGGACTCTTAATTTGAAGTTGAAAGAAGAGCAGATGAAGAACAAAATGCTATTTGTTGAGTTAGCTTTTGAGGACCAAGTGATAGAGGATTGTGACAGCAAGATTGGTGAGCTGAAAGATGAGCTGCAACAGAGCAAGGAGGAGTAACTGAAAGTTCAGCTTAAAGACAGCAAGAAGATGGAGGAACTGAAATTTCTTGTGGTTGTTTCTTGCAGTGTTTGGTACTGTTTAGTTTGAAAGATCAGCCAATAAATGTATCACCCAATCCTAGCTATGGCCTAATTACTTGTTTGATTTGAGGGACATAATTGATTTTTTCCACAACTACATCATCCCTCATAAACACAAGGCTAGTGCAAAATGAGGAATGGAATCGTCCCATGATGAATCAGCCTATAGTAGGATGAGGTGGTTCCTCAAGCTAAATAATCCATAAGTCCTGCTGTGCTCTTCCCTCTTTGACTGTCTATTCTAGTTTGAGTGCCCTAATTGGTGCCTCCATCGTAGCCGTCCTACCTTTTTCTAATAGAAGCTTAGCCTCATCATATAGACATGTAGATGGCATAATAAAGAGTCACCGGTAAGCTTAATAATGTTGAGCATGAAAGAGGTGATACCATTCTCAATTTTCACTACGCTTTGCAGCATgacctccatcttcttcttcatctcatTATTGTCATCCATCAGTGGCACCAGAAGAGTCAACTCCCTGTAAATGTCACGTACAAATGTACAGATGTTTTTGGCATATTCGACTTCCCCATCAGATATACGGCCAATTGCAAGCCTCATTAGCTCTCCTGACAAATCAGCAACCTAGAATATTGGCAGCGCATAAATAGCATTAACTTCAAGCAAGTATAGGAAAGGGAAAATTAGCACAACTAAATTATAGTTGTATTAGTGTATTTACCCCTAAAAGATAGTCAAGTACGTTTATCTGCAAGGGTTCGACAGATTTATCACTTAGCTCTAGCAAAGAATCATTAATTTCACCCAGACTTAATAAAGTGCCAGTCTTGCAAAATCTACAAAAAGTTGCAGCTTCAACATATTCTTGTACCTGCAACATTGAAGAAGAACATATCAGGTCTCCTGCAAAACAAATGTAAAAAGACAATGTTGATACTAACGCCAAATGTGTAGGCTCTTCTGAGCTTCCAGAAGTCAGTTCCTTGTAATTCTTTTACTAACTTCCCAATGTGTTGGTTAACCACAGCAGCAAGATCAAGTTCTGCCTTTGAAAGAACTTCCTCCTTGTTACTTCTGCTGATCCTGGAAAAGAACAATAGTTTAACTGTTTAAGAATACCTGTGAAGTGTAACACCAAAATATGGAGCCATCTGAGGTTCACATAATTTAGCAGGTTTATTCTATTTACAATTACAAAACATAGGGAACTTCGGCTATGGAGTAATGGTGAAAGAACCTTTTGAGATGAGTATGTGCCGTTCTCATGTTTTGTTTACTAAGAGGATAGTTGTGAAACTAAATGCACAGTCTCACACCTTGGAAATTGAATGAGTTGATCATTTGCAAATATATCTTTGTTTGTAGCAACGGGCCACATATCCTGTTTCTCATCACCTTCAATTTGGAGCAAACAAGAAGTCTGAACAACTTACTCATGCAGAATTCCTGATTTTCGGTGCAGTTACCTACTGCTTGGGGTATGTTTTGTAAAGCCAGCATGACATGTTTACAGTATAACTGGAACACAGACATTTTAGTATCTCACGACGAGACATACTAATTAATAATTCAGATTAAGGTTAAGAAGTAAGAGTGATCCAAATGATTCTGAATATCACAATCTCTGCGAATAAACATACATTTCttcttcaaaaataaataaatgagtCATGACACGGTTAGCACACATGCATAATTGTTGATGCTTGAATCTGGTAGGTAATTAGAGCTCTGTACCAATTACCTGTGGACCTGAAAGATGACCTTTTTGCTGTTCATTGTGATATCCCGACTTGCTTTCACAAGCCTTTCCCTTTTATCATTCTACAGTGATACGGAGAAGTGATGAGAACCAAAGCAAAAGAAGTTAATATTACCTAAGGAGGAACATTGTCTAATGGAAAAACTAGTGGCAGGATTGAAGTATATCTTAAAGAAGATTGGTTAAGACTTCTAGAATATAGTGCAGGCATCCTTGAAGAGACATGCCGGtaaagtagtactccctccgtcccatatcaagtgactttttattacatgtatctagacgctttttaggcatagatacatccatatttgagtaaatttgagtcacttaatacgggagggagggagtacataattgCACACGATAAGTTCAGTAAAGGAAAAAGGAATGCAACAATAGTTCCAACTTTGCCACGATCTTATAGGCATCCACACGCAAATGTAAAGGAAGTCTAACTTCAACCAGGGGGAGAGGCAAGAAAATGCCATTCATATCAATTGGGTCGAGATTGAGCATTGCCTGCAAACAGACTCCATATTATGTAGGAATTGATGTAGTTTCTTATATCCACAGTAGCAAAAGAGAGCCCTGGTAAACAGGAATAGAAAATCAGGTTGGTTCAACGCAAATTTTGCTGCCCACACCACATGGTtgatggtctcttggctatcaAAATGTTCGCTCCAATGTGACATTTTTATTAAACTGAAACCCTGCTTGATTAGAGTTGAGCACTCAGCAGACACAGTAGGAAGCAGCTACCACCGCACCACTGGTCACTCACAGGTTGTGTGGGAATTTCACCGAACACCTAGCACTCATAACAtcttggcaaaaaaaaattacactaACTAACCTACATATATAGTTCTGCACTAACTTCCTCTTCCAGGGCATTGCACTTTTTGCAGAAACAAGAGAATCTCGGACCGCAAAAGCATCGCCGCAGGTCAATAAGCGGCCGATCCAGGGAAGGAGCGAAGCCAACAAATGGGCGGGCGCCCGTACGTACTTACCAGGGTGTTGAGGTACTCGGCGTGCCTGGCGAACTCAGCCTTCATCGCGGAGCACTCCTCCGAGGCCATAGGAGCCGCCGCGTCCGTGGCCATCATCCTGGGCCTCTTGCGCACCGGACCGTCGTGGGACGCTGGAGAGAGAGCAGCAGACAGTGAGAACGCGGAGATCGAGGGGGAGACGCGTGCCGGAACGGGGCCGAGAAGGGGAGATGGCGGGGAGTTACGCGAAGAAATGCCGGGGCGAAGGGTTTTGCTGCCGGGTTGgggcgccgccatggaggTGGGAAACGGAAGCCGaagcgaggaggaggggaggccgCTCAGGTGGACGAGGCGGTGGCAGACGCGCAGGGGCACCATCTGGCCCGTCCCACGCTTCGGCCGGCACTTCACGTCCCGTGCTCCTGTGGTCTCGTGTCGTGTGGAACTCCCTTTACGTGGAACTGTGGAAGTGAAGCTAAAGCggctgttcttttttctttctttttcgaTCGAGAACTTTGCGGTATTCCGGTCGGATGATGAACTTTTCCTCTCTGGAAACGTTTATTGGCTCCGTTAAAGTTGGTTCTTAAACTTGACAAATACTGTCTAGATTTTacaagtttgatcaaatttgtagAAAATTTTACTAGTTATGAAATTATATACaatgatatactccctccgtttcataattcttgtctcaaatttgcccaaaaatgaatgtatttattcctaaaacgcgtctagatacatgtaatatttcgacaaaaattatgaaacggatggagtatttaacaaaactaatttaaagttTTATATGTTAGTAGATATTTTATAAACTTGGATAAttttgacttaagacaaatCTAATATTTATTATAATATTtagaacggaggtagtacttgtTAAAGTTGGCTACGGGATTACATAATTTCGTCATTCTTCACTGTTTTATACATTGGCAGCACAATTCCTTCTCCAACGGTTGTTTGTGACCGAGTATTGTTTAGAGTGAAATGCATCTGTGTTCGCGCAGCCGAATTTGTCAAGAGTTTAACAAGCACTAGCAGAGTGTCCGTACTTTGCAAcggagataaaaaaaatacgttATTATGACGGACTATGCTTGGGCAAGAATAATAATAACTACGCTTAGACAAGACAAACTATTATCTTGTACTTCTCATTGTGGCAAATCACATCACTTCATTTTGCCGTTATTGAGTAACTACCACTAAGCATATACTCCTGGTTTCGTCGGTGCATGTCTATTCAAAGTCGAGGAATGAGCCCTTCAAATTCAAAGCGTAGAAGCTGcaactattttttttgcgcaaacaTAGAAGCTGCAACTTGTACGCCAATACCATCATCTTGATTCTCCATTGTGCCAATTTTGCTTTCATTAGCCACCAAGATATGATGCAATATCAAACATATTGTTCTACTGATGGTTGAAAACACTACACGTGTCCAGAAATAATTACATGCTACAATGACTCCACATAACTGcaataaaaagaagaaacctCCGACTTCACCAACGATTTGAAAACTGCAGAAACTTCACATTTGTGACACCCTTGTCAACACTTACGGTTGCCGCACGTTTAATGCCACGAAAGCTCTCCTGCAGACATTTCATAGAACAATGATTTAGGAAATAAGAAATGCACAAACACATGAGAATAATCCGAGATTAGTCTATCTTGTCAGCAATTCCACTCTCCCAAACAGAATTTGGTTCCCCGAGGTCGGGATCGAACGTGAATAATATGGATAAAGCTGTTGATTTCAGAGATTGAGAAGTCGGGGTTTATTTTGGATTTGTTCTataattttagggtttaaaaaTAAACTTTACTCCATATGAGACAAACAAAATCTGAGACTAAAGATCAATTTTAGAAAATCTAATATTAACATACGAAATCCCCCTAAACGATCCCCTGCCTGTGTCCAAACACGCTGGGGTGGGCAGGCCTGGACAAAAAGATCGAAGTTCGATAAT
The Brachypodium distachyon strain Bd21 chromosome 2, Brachypodium_distachyon_v3.0, whole genome shotgun sequence genome window above contains:
- the LOC100843762 gene encoding translin-associated protein X, whose product is MVPLRVCHRLVHLSGLPSSSLRLPFPTSMAAPQPGSKTLRPGISSPSHDGPVRKRPRMMATDAAAPMASEECSAMKAEFARHAEYLNTLNDKRERLVKASRDITMNSKKVIFQVHRISRSNKEEVLSKAELDLAAVVNQHIGKLVKELQGTDFWKLRRAYTFGVQEYVEAATFCRFCKTGTLLSLGEINDSLLELSDKSVEPLQINVLDYLLGVADLSGELMRLAIGRISDGEVEYAKNICTFVRDIYRELTLLVPLMDDNNEMKKKMEVMLQSVVKIENACFSVHVRGSEYIPMLGSSAEPDYAFFGAADYDQ